CCAGCCCTTCCTCTCTATGTTCCCCCTGAAGGGTCTTGTTTCGTCGCCAGTTCCTATTCACCCATGCATCTTCTGTCTCCAAGTGCTCGTTATCAAACCCTAGTTTGTAACGTAAGTATGCTTTCTTCCCGATCCAATCATTTCCCCCCTTGGTGACGTACCGTGCTATGTCCTTTAAACTCTTTTCTAGTTGTTTAGGTTTCCCGTTGAACATGTGCGATAGTGGTTTCACCTGTACTTGCCGTGGTTCGTGCTTCCAGAGGAGTTTCAGTTGCTTCTCCAATTCATGGAAATAGCGTGGTCGATTCGCAACGACCACCCCATGAAAATGAATTAAAAAGTAACTCGACAATCCCTGATTGCGCTTTGCTAGACGTTTCTCCATAAACTCGCATACAGCGAGTTTACGTGTTTCAGAATCAGTCTGGTCTTTGAGTTGCCGCATCATCTCCATGCTCACAACTTCCACCTCAATTGCGCCCAAACACCAGAGCCCCCGACACCCTTCCATGACAGTTCGGAGTTGATCCTTAAAGCCACGAACCTGTTTCAAGGTTTTTGAAACATCCAGAACTTCAAAACCCTGAAGGATCGTGAGAAAACGGAGCCGGTCATGTGCTGTGATGGAACTAGGGTTCACAGTCATACCATATCGCCTATTCGCTCTGACAAGGTCTTGCTGTTGTTGCCTCACTGACCATTTCACTTTCTCCAATTTACTAAGGAATCGTTTGGTAAGTCGTGCGGTATGGATCGTGTGAATTTCTGGTGAGATTAGGATTCGCTTTTGTAAGTGATGGAGCCCGTTTAATGCTAACGCCCTTCGCAACCGAACAGAATTCTGGGTCCCATAGTAAAACCTGCGTTCCGCATATTCTGCCTTCATAGCAGCCCTGACCTGCGCTGAACTCTTCTCCATTTGCTTTTGGAATTCTGACTTCATAATCCTAGGTTCGTTCGCTTAGGACGATTATGCAACCCGACAGACTTCTCCAGGATACCAGGGTGCAGCCGCGAGTCTCAGGAGATTCCGGTTTTCGGACCGCTCAGTCACTGGTATGACCCTTCACCAGGACTATGTATGCCAAAATAGAAAGTCACCTGGTGGATTGGTAACCGTCAAAAGGAGTGTGGGAACTAATTGGCAGAAAAGCAGGAACCCCACCACCTCAAACACCAGGAAAGAATAAATACAAAAGATAGACGAGAAACCAAGGAGTCTGTTGTATGCCATCCATAATTCTCAGAATTCCCGAATCATTACTCGCCGAACTGGATCATGTTGCCGATGAAACATACACCAACCGTTCTGCTCTAATTAGACAGAGCATAGTTCGCAATCTCGCCATCATCCGCCAGGTAGAATTTCCTGCCATCCTCACCTACCACAGAAACTTACTACCGAAACTCTTGACGGAGGGGAACAAATGAAGTCATTCAAGCAATTTATCGCAGAGCGAAACGATCTATCCTTGCTCCATGATCATGCGATCGTGATGCGTCTCAGGGATTTCATTGATGCCCTAGAATTACTGGATGACCTGAAGTCGGATCGGGAGCGATTGGTAGAAATCCGAGAAGATATGCAAAAACCTGGAACTTATGCAGTGCGCCTGGTGCCGCAGGTCTCTGAGTAGGAGACGAAGATCGGTATGCCTACCAATACCTTCACATTCCAAGCCTAGCCCGCATACGGAACAACGCACAATCTTCTATATGTACTCCAAACTATGCAGCGCTGCTGCAACGCTGTACACCTTCTTGAAAACGTGAGAAATGAATGGAGAGTTTTATGAGAAATAGGTAAAACGCGTATTGATTGAGTTTAAACAGAGGTTGCCGTGATTGTTGCAGGAAGTGTTGAAGAGGGTGGGAGTGAATGTCGCCTAGTAGTATGAGACTCTCTGGAATGGAGCCGTGGCATTCGGGAAGGTAAAAGATATTGGTGACTTGTTGTTTCTTAATAGTGATGACTGTATTTTGAATTTGGTCTTCCGTCTTGCCAAACCCACGCAACCTATCCGTGAACTTTCGCAATTCTATCAAAGGGGCAAATAGAACGTTTACGGGCAAACTACCTGTATTACTTGAATCAATATCACAAGAATTAGACAGAATTGCTCCCGAAACTGTTTTGCGTTCTCCAGTGAGAAAATTAATTGCAATCAAGCCTCTCCACCCATCACCTTGAAGAAGTTCATCGCGAAGATCGTCGCG
The sequence above is drawn from the Nitrospira sp. genome and encodes:
- a CDS encoding ribbon-helix-helix protein, CopG family, which produces MPSIILRIPESLLAELDHVADETYTNRSALIRQSIVRNLAIIRQVEFPAILTYHRNLLPKLLTEGNK